A single Amphiura filiformis chromosome 8, Afil_fr2py, whole genome shotgun sequence DNA region contains:
- the LOC140158803 gene encoding uncharacterized protein isoform X2: MARYPPGGTLPPLQWSGDPPGRSSSRSSSRHDKHHNSSTPSRRSLKDDILASSGSLGAWQDKHAREMLQDHISTVNVAIKKLSAEIEAIETQLHSSERTSQYTSNNMKSLELQHVGSVNDLRSRVGRCDASIAKLSGDMRQLMESISFINQQLIQSNSVFTKATTDLQTQITKVETQMNKKVKDHESTQQTAQEESRQSVLQLNEDVKCQLTDLKNTVDDMQTSKEADVKRLQEQVMRQVDEVEKNWNQKQNDFMKDISNKIESIEKKVTDMETSFTNQMDLMTKSHQDLPARLDAKICEKLSASETSIGQQLEDSKKRSDHGLASLQESLETMRSVLEGKQKLLADDLRKEMSNMKKLVVLT, encoded by the exons ATGGCAAGATATCCACCAGGAGGAACCCTACCACCACTCCAATGGAGCGGTGATCCACCAGGCAGGTCATCAAGTAGATCTTCAAGTAGACATGATAAGCATCACAATTCCAGTACACCAAGTAGGAG GTCATTAAAGGATGATATTCTGGCTAGTAGTGGTAGCCTAGGAGCTTGGCAAGACAAACATGCAAGGGAGATGCTACAGGATCATATAAGCACTGTTAATGTAGCCATCAAGAAATTAAGTGCTGAAATTGAG GCAATAGAAACACAACTTCACAGCAGTGAGCGTACAAGTCAGTATACAAGCAATAATATGAAGAGTCTGGAGTTACAACATGTAGGGAGTGTAAATGACTTGAGGTCTAGAGTGGGCAG GTGTGATGCTTCCATAGCCAAGCTGTCAGGAGACATGAGACAACTCATGGAATCTATATCATTCATCAACCAGCAACTCATACAAAGCAACTCTGTTTTTACCAAAGCAACAACTGACTTGCAAACTCAG ATAACAAAAGTAGAAACTCAGATGAATAAAAAGGTCAAAGATCATGAGAGCACACAGCAAACAGCTCAAGAGGAGTCAAGACAGAGTGTGCTACAACTCAATGAGGATGTTAAATGCCAACTTACTGACTTAAAGAACACTGTAGATGATATGCAGACATCTAAAGAGGCTGATGTGAAGAGACTGCAAGAACAAGTGATGAGACAGGTGGATGAAGTTGAAAAGAACTGGAATCAAAAACAG AATGATTTTATGAAGGACATATCAAATAAAATAGAAAGTATAGAGAAAAAGGTCACTGACATGGAAACAAGCTTCACTAACCAGATGGACCTCATGACAAAGAGTCATCAAGATCTTCCAGCCCGCCTGGATGCAAAAATCTGTGAAAAACTGTCTGCAAGCGAGACATCAATTGGACAACAACTTGAGGATTCTAAGAAGAGGAGTGATCATGGATTGGCAAGTCTGCAGGAAAGTCTGGAGACTATGAGATCTGTGTTGGAAGGAAAGCAGAAACTATTGGCAGATGATTTGAGAAAGGAGATGAGTAACATGAAGAAACTTGTGGTTTTGACTTGA
- the LOC140158803 gene encoding uncharacterized protein isoform X1 translates to MARYPPGGTLPPLQWSGDPPGRSSSRSSSRHDKHHNSSTPSRRSVKDYDEQGHGGLINRSLKDDILASSGSLGAWQDKHAREMLQDHISTVNVAIKKLSAEIEAIETQLHSSERTSQYTSNNMKSLELQHVGSVNDLRSRVGRCDASIAKLSGDMRQLMESISFINQQLIQSNSVFTKATTDLQTQITKVETQMNKKVKDHESTQQTAQEESRQSVLQLNEDVKCQLTDLKNTVDDMQTSKEADVKRLQEQVMRQVDEVEKNWNQKQNDFMKDISNKIESIEKKVTDMETSFTNQMDLMTKSHQDLPARLDAKICEKLSASETSIGQQLEDSKKRSDHGLASLQESLETMRSVLEGKQKLLADDLRKEMSNMKKLVVLT, encoded by the exons ATGGCAAGATATCCACCAGGAGGAACCCTACCACCACTCCAATGGAGCGGTGATCCACCAGGCAGGTCATCAAGTAGATCTTCAAGTAGACATGATAAGCATCACAATTCCAGTACACCAAGTAGGAGGTCAGTCAAGGATTATGATGAACAGGGACATGGAGGATTGATAAACAG GTCATTAAAGGATGATATTCTGGCTAGTAGTGGTAGCCTAGGAGCTTGGCAAGACAAACATGCAAGGGAGATGCTACAGGATCATATAAGCACTGTTAATGTAGCCATCAAGAAATTAAGTGCTGAAATTGAG GCAATAGAAACACAACTTCACAGCAGTGAGCGTACAAGTCAGTATACAAGCAATAATATGAAGAGTCTGGAGTTACAACATGTAGGGAGTGTAAATGACTTGAGGTCTAGAGTGGGCAG GTGTGATGCTTCCATAGCCAAGCTGTCAGGAGACATGAGACAACTCATGGAATCTATATCATTCATCAACCAGCAACTCATACAAAGCAACTCTGTTTTTACCAAAGCAACAACTGACTTGCAAACTCAG ATAACAAAAGTAGAAACTCAGATGAATAAAAAGGTCAAAGATCATGAGAGCACACAGCAAACAGCTCAAGAGGAGTCAAGACAGAGTGTGCTACAACTCAATGAGGATGTTAAATGCCAACTTACTGACTTAAAGAACACTGTAGATGATATGCAGACATCTAAAGAGGCTGATGTGAAGAGACTGCAAGAACAAGTGATGAGACAGGTGGATGAAGTTGAAAAGAACTGGAATCAAAAACAG AATGATTTTATGAAGGACATATCAAATAAAATAGAAAGTATAGAGAAAAAGGTCACTGACATGGAAACAAGCTTCACTAACCAGATGGACCTCATGACAAAGAGTCATCAAGATCTTCCAGCCCGCCTGGATGCAAAAATCTGTGAAAAACTGTCTGCAAGCGAGACATCAATTGGACAACAACTTGAGGATTCTAAGAAGAGGAGTGATCATGGATTGGCAAGTCTGCAGGAAAGTCTGGAGACTATGAGATCTGTGTTGGAAGGAAAGCAGAAACTATTGGCAGATGATTTGAGAAAGGAGATGAGTAACATGAAGAAACTTGTGGTTTTGACTTGA
- the LOC140158802 gene encoding GPI mannosyltransferase 3-like, which translates to MASGVRSRQPDKQRSKGGSKVPPENKGKPGTDTKGSSKVSPENKGKPGTDAKEKTKQENEVEGFVPGVFQLRHLLAIIIMFRWLNSFLVQTFYVPDEYWQSVEVAHKMVYGYGHLTWEWKKGLRGYTYPAMFAAVHKLLAVLKLDFGPVLVVTPRVMQATFSAFGDLFVYRFTRRLVGVHGAAWALMCQICSWFIFYTATRTLSNTMETILTTFALYYYPWPEAMLAKGQPKLLSHGTKLYLFYASLACIMRPTAGIVWLPLMLWHLFRTNNKVMTIIKDYIPIGLLALLWSMCIDRICYGKWVFVPYNFVHFNVFHDIGAFYGSHPFYWYLTQGVPVVMATHMVPFLLGVKVSWRRLKPLLILMAWIIAVYSCLSHKEFRFILPIMPLAICICGAFFQLVHGSSRATWTVAFLVVTNLPVALYTGMLHQRGTLDVTMHLQMSQLELDTKGPSVLFLMPCHSTPYYSHVHQNVTMRFLGCEPNLRNRSNYREEAETFYDAPGKWLQREYGSKTKQPSYLVFFNTLQPKIGGYLKRNVYEKVASFFHTHFPTERVGKHVYVFAKVNMPDMMGPEGGLHNGRIRGM; encoded by the exons ATGGCATCTGGTGTACGATCTCGACAACCAGACAAACAGCGCAGCAAAGGTGGCAGCAAGGTACCACCAGAGAACAAAGGCAAACCTGGCACTGATACCAAAGGCAGTAGCAAGGTATCACCAGAGAACAAAGGCAAACCTGGCACTGATGCCAAAGAGAAAACTAAACAAGAAAATGAGGTGGAAGGATTTGTTCCAGGTGTCTTTCAACTACGGCATTTGTTGGCCATAATCATCATGTTTCGATGGTTGAATTCATTCTTGGTGCAGACTTTTTATGTTCCTGATGAGTATTGGCAGTCAGTGGAGGTGGCACACAAGATGGTGTATGG ATATGGCCATCTGACATGGGAATGGAAGAAAGGTCTGCGAGGCTATACTTACCCTGCTATGTTTGCTGCAGTACACAAACTACTAGCCGTACTCAAACTAGACTTTGGACCAGTTCTG GTAGTCACTCCACGCGTAATGCAGGCTACATTTTCAGCGTTTGGAGACTTGTTTGTATATCGCTTTACAAGAAGACTTGTTGGAGTACATGGAGCAGCATGGGCT TTGATGTGCCAGATTTGTTCCTGGTTTATCTTCTACACTGCCACCAGAACTCTAAGTAACACCATGGAAACCATTCTTACAACTTTTGCATTATACTATTACCCGTGGCCAGAGGCAATGCTAGCTAAAGGACAACCAAAACTCCT CTCTCATGGTACCAAGCTCTACCTTTTCTATGCTAGTCTGGCATGTATTATGCGTCCCACTGCTGGAATAGTGTGGCTCCCCCTGATGCTGTGGCATCTATTCAGAACAAACAACAAGGTGATGACCATAATCAAGGATTATATTCCCATTGG ACTTCTGGCTCTTTTATGGTCAATGTGTATTGATAGAATCTGCTATGGCAAG TGGGTGTTTGTTCCATACAACTTTGTCCATTTCAACGTCTTTCATGACATTGGTGCATTCTATGGCTCACATCCATTCTACTGGTATCTTACACAAGGTGTACCAGTCGTCATGGCAACACACATGGTGCCATTTTTACTTGGTGTTAAGGTGTCGTGGAGGAGGCTAAAACCGTTGCTTATTCTCATGGCATGGATTATTGCTGTTTATAG TTGCCTGAGCCACAAAGAATTCAGATTTATTCTTCCTATCATGCCTTTAGCTATATGTATATGTG GTGCATTTTTCCAGCTAGTACACGGCTCAAGTCGTGCAACATGGACAGTAGCATTCCTTGTAGTCACCAACCTGCCAGTAGCATTATACACAGGCATGTTACATCAACGAGGGACATTAGATGTCACCATGCATCTACAAATGTCACAACTGGAACTAGATACTAAAGGGCCGTCAGTTTTATTTTTGATGCCCTGCCATTCAACTCCATACTATAG CCATGTACATCAAAATGTAACCATGAGATTTCTAGGATGCGAACCAAATCTACGTAATAGATCAAATTATAGGGAAGAGGCTGAAACCTTCTATGATGCTCCAGGCAAAtggctacagagggagtatggaagCAAGACAAAACAGCCATCATATTTGGTCTTTTTCAATACATTACAACCA AAAATTGGTGGATATCTCAAAAGAAATGTTTATGAAAAG gtTGCCTCATTTTTTCACACACATTTCCCTACTGAGAGAGTGGGGAAACATGTTTATGTATTTGCCAAAGTAAATATGCCTGATATGATGGGACCAGAAGGAGGACTTCATAATGGAAGAATACGTGGTATGTGA